The DNA sequence ACaatacttcttcaaggttagactagataattactgggtacgcgttgttctccatactcacgctacacttttgcattgatgtgcaggtactgagacaggttcCACCAGTGGTCACGCGGGTGCATAGCCGATCATCTACGGAGAATTAGCGGTGAGCTGCTTGCCTTGCTACCTTCGCAGCACCGGAGTCTCCTTCCACCATATTTACTATTCATGTCTATTACTTTCGGACATAATttttagtagttttgtatattctgtagattgctcatgtacttgtgacgtTGGGGTTTGGGAATTTGTGGCATTTATGTACTGCTATACTCGTTATTTCTACCATCGCAGAGTATGCACTTATTATGTTGGTATTTTGTTTAAAATTATTTGTCATAATTTCACGAACTCTAGTTTAAAGTGTTCTCTAAAAAGGAAAGACTTTcatattaaattattaaaaatgggTCAATCAATTGTAAATACACTTGTGGGATAGCCTAACAGCGGTGTTAGGTGCAGTCTCAACCTATtatggatttgggtcgtgacagcttggtattagagctttaggttcacataggcctcacgagtcatgagcatgcctagtagagtcttgcggatcggtgcggagatgtcCGTGCTAATCTTCgaaaggctatagggtgttaggaaacttctctttcttcatctcctatcgtgaaGTTGATATTATACTAAGTGTCTTTCTATtgatctctcacagatggtgagaacgcgtgtGGATGATGTACCAAGTGGTCGAGGGGCTGCTCTCCCCGTTGCTAGAGACTGAGGctgaggccgggggagggctccagctccaaTTAGAGGACGAGGGCATTGTAGGGTTGCTCCTATTATGCCACCTGTGGATCTAGTGGAGGATCTTATTgttgaggagcaggatgaggcGCCTGCAGCTATGCCAGCCCCAACAGATTTGATGATTGcgccgggattccaggaggtcatgggccatacgttgcggttcatggactctatgacgcttgatggtttatttccagtggaccatgccacatctcaagcgggagggggagcacatacccctactGGTCAGGCTCCAAGGCACGCCGCTGCCATTTATCAGAACCCAGGTGCACTACCTGCAGGCAGTGCCTAGCCTGTTATACCGGCTATGCCAGAGGCTGTACCAGTCACGACTAatgatccgcagaagcggctggACAAATGGACTAGGCTTTGCCCCCTACCTTTGGGGGTGAGTGGTTAGAGgaccccaggatttcattgaccgGTGCAAGGATAAGCTCCAGAACATGGGGATATTGGAGTCCAatggggtggacttcaccactTTTCAGTTTTAGGgcaaggcccgtagatggtggcaggaTTATCTTCTTAGTAGGCTAGCgggttcacctcccttgacttggaTCAGTTTACACATATGTTCTCGGAGAAGTATATACCACCTTCTGAGAGAGGGGAGCTTCGGGGTCAGTTTGAGCGACTCCGTCAGGGTCACATGTCTGTCACGAACTATGAGGCAAGATTCACTGACTTGTCTTGCCATGCAGCTATTATACTCCTCACAGATACAGAGAGGGTACGAAGGTTCATTGCAGGTGTGCACCCTGAGATTCAGGTACCTATGGCCCGTGAGgcagagatggggacttcttttCCTCAGGTTGTCgatatagctcggaggatcgagcgtATTCGCAACCACAGTAGAGAGTTTGCGCCATGGGACAAGTGGCCCTGACAGTTTGGAAGATTCAGTGGTGCCCCACGtgagggcagaggtcagttcatgagggggcAGCACAGCAAGCCCATGTAGTTAGCACCACCACCTGTTCGGAGTGCTCCGGCATGACCCTATTTCAATGTCATTCCAGAGAGTACTTACCGCCCGCCAGCTATTCACtattcctccagtgggtattcaggcaatcagggtcagacttcaggttagTAGTCCACCATTCCAAGGGGTTGTTTAGAGTGTGTGTATCTTGGCcacgtgaagaggttttgtcccagacaTTGGGGCAAGGCTGAGCAGCAGGACTATCAgcccatgattactgcaccagttgtcCGGCTGCCCAGAGGCGGAAGGAAGGTAGGTAGGGGTGTCATAGAGGTAGAGGCCACTCAGGTggtgctccagctaggttctatgcctttTCAGCCataccagatgcagtagcctcagatgtcgtgatcacaggtattatttctgtctgatGTAGGGATGCTACGGTACTATTtaatccagggtctacatattcatatgtttcatctctatttgctgATTTTCTGGGTGTTcctcatgagtccttgggtacaCCTATATATGTATCCATGCTAGTAggagattctgttgttgtggatcggatttaCCGGTCTTGTATcatgactttctgtggttatgagactagaacgaatcttctgttgctcgatatgaccgactttgaggtcatcctgggcatggactggttgtctccatatcaagTCATCCTTGATTTCCATTCCAAAACTATTACCTTGGAGATACCAGAGttacctagattggagtggaagggttcatcagtcggtgcatctagtcgggttgtctctttcctgaaggctcgacacatggtcgagaagggttgtctgGCTTATCTAACTTATGCTTGGGATACTGCTGTAGAGACttcggcgattgattcagtgcccgtggtgcgGGAGTTATCCGATGTGTTTTCTTATGATATACCACACATGCCACCAGATCGTAACATCAATTTCTGTATTATGATCTGTTTTGTTTTTGCTCCAGGTACCCAgtctatctctattccaccataccgcattGCTCctaaagagttgaaggagttgaaggaacagcttgaggagttgctagcaaaggggttcgtcacaccgagtgtgtcgccttggggtgcgccgGTGTTGTTCATGAAGAAGGATTGGACTATGCGGATGTTCATTGAtcaccgccagttgaacaaagctaccattaagaacaagtacacgttgccgcatattgatgattttttttaccagttgcagggtgccagggtgttctctaagattgacttgagatatGGGTATCATCAGCTAAATATTCATGCTTCGGATGTTtcgaagacggccttccggactagatatggtcactatgagtttttggtgatgtctttcggcTTGGCTAATGCCCCGGTTGCGTTTATCGATTTGATGAACTGAgtgttcatgccatatattgattcatttttcattgtcttcattgacgacatgttgatctactcgcgtagcatggaggagcatgggcagcatttgagagttgtgcttcaaaccttgcgggaacagaagctatattttaagttctccaagtgcgagttctggttagatctatggcattcttagggcatgttatattaggcgagggtattaaggtagatcccagaaAGATCGAGGCAGTCCAGAGTTTGCCTCGTCCTTCCACATCGAccaagatcaggagtttcttagggttagcaggttattatcgccggtttatggagggtttctcatctattgaagcacctttgactagattgaccctaAATAATGCTCTGTTTCTATGGCCCGAAGATTGcaaggtgagctttcagaagctcaaaaccgcattgactacagcaccaattTTAGTGTTGCCTTCAGTTTCAGAGAtatatattgtatattgtgatacttcacgcgttggcctgggttgtgtattaatgcaggagaggcaatttattgcatatgcttcacgtaagctgaatccccacgagaagaattaccccgtgcatgatttggagttggccatgatagttcatgctctcaaaatCTGGAgtcattatctttatggggtgtcttgtgagatTTACAGTGATCATCGcaacttgcagcatttgttcaagcagagggatcttaatttgaggcggTGCAGGTggattgagttactaaaggactatgatattaccatcctctatcatccgggcaaggtaAATGGGGTTGCAGATGCCTTAAGCAGAAAGGctaagagtatgggtagtttggcatttattttaGCATAGGAGAGgacattggctttggacattcagtcctttgctaatagacttgtgagattggatatttctgagcctagtcgagttcttgcatgcgtagTGGCTGAGTCTTCATTACTTGAGTGAATCAAGGCTCGTAAATATGATGATCCgtacttgttggttctcagagagacagtactatagggtggtgccaaggaagttactatcggagggatggtgttctgcggatccagggtcgcctatatgtttctaatgttgatggcttgagggagaagattctagaggaggcgcacagttctcggtattctattcatccaagggctacgaagatgtatcgcatcctcaggcaacattattggtggcggcggatgaagaaagatatagttgagtatgtggtgagatgtctaaactgtcagcaggtcaagtatgagcaccagaggccaggtgccCTCCTTCAGCAGATGGCTATACCaaaatggaagtgggagcgcatcaccatggactttgttgttgagttgctgcggacgttgaggaagtttgatgccgtttgggtcattgttaacatgttgaccaagtcggcacattatattccggtggtgactacttaatcttcagagagattggcccagatttacattcaggagatttgTCCGGTTGAATGGTGTGCCTAtctccatcatatcagatagaggccctcagtttacttcgcatttttgGAGGGCAGTATAGAGTGAGATGGGTACCCGAGTAGAACTCAGCACAGTTTTTCATCCGCAAACCGATGGGCAATCGGAGAGGACAGttcagattctggaggatatgctcagagcatgtatcattgacttcggaggtcagtgggataGATTCTTGCCCTTTGataagttttcttacaacaacagttatcagtccagcatcgagatggatccatttaaggctttatatggtcggcgatgtcgttcgcccatcggatggtttgagcccatcgaggctaagttatatggtactgatttagtgaaggattccttggaaaaggtaaagttgattcaggagcgacttcgcacggaacagtctagacagaagagttacgcatatcagaaggcgcgtgatctATTATTTATGGTGGGCaaaaaggttctcttgaaagttttgcCGATGAAATGGATCATGAGGTTTAGGaaaaagggcaagctgagcccaaggtttattggccaaTTTAAGGTGTTGatgcgagttggggaggttgcttattagcttgctttgcctcccagtctatcgagagttcatccggtcttccatgtttctatgctctggaggtATCATACCGATAGGTCGCACGTTCTAGATTACAACACAGTTTagctagatgagagtttgggttatgaagaggagtcaGTTGCCATTGTTAACAGGCAGGTT is a window from the Nicotiana tomentosiformis chromosome 10, ASM39032v3, whole genome shotgun sequence genome containing:
- the LOC138899672 gene encoding uncharacterized protein is translated as MFSEKYIPPSERGELRGQFERLRQGHMSVTNYEARFTDLSCHAAIILLTDTERVRRFIAGVHPEIQVPMAREAEMGTSFPQVVDIARRIERIRNHSREDATVLFNPGSTYSYVSSLFADFLGVPHESLGTPIYVSMLVGDSVVVDRIYRSCIMTFCGYETRTNLLLLDMTDFEVILGMDWLSPYQVILDFHSKTITLEIPELPRLEWKGSSVGASSRVVSFLKARHMVEKGCLAYLTYAWDTAVETSAIDSVPVVRELSDVFSYDIPHMPPDRNINFCIMICFVFAPGTQSISIPPYRIAPKELKELKEQLEELLAKGFVTPSVSPWGAPVLFMKKDWTMRMFIDHRQLNKATIKNKYTLPHIDDFFYQLQGARVFSKIDLRYGYHQLNIHASDVSKTAFRTRYGHYEFLVMSFGLANAPVAFIDLMN